A section of the Deltaproteobacteria bacterium genome encodes:
- a CDS encoding ATP-dependent protease yields MPHQGGVMTLPEVIPVFPLPNVVFFPRMPLPLHIFEPRYRAMVREVARGARLIGMALLRGDWQRDYYGRPPIFATGTVGEMVHVEELPEGRFNIVLRGLREYAIVRELERAAYREAVVAWRAADPAPLPPGLREGVGALVRRYLVLRGKAVGEEDLLRGSVDDETFVNFLAQHLDVEPLDKQALLEAATLAERARRLADVLEFRLEELRLHPGGTPGRAH; encoded by the coding sequence GTGCCGCACCAGGGCGGCGTCATGACGCTGCCCGAGGTCATCCCGGTCTTCCCTCTCCCGAACGTCGTCTTCTTCCCGCGCATGCCGCTCCCGCTCCACATCTTCGAGCCGCGCTACCGCGCCATGGTGCGCGAAGTCGCGCGCGGCGCGCGTCTCATCGGCATGGCGCTCCTGCGCGGCGACTGGCAGCGGGACTACTACGGCCGCCCGCCCATCTTCGCGACCGGCACGGTGGGCGAGATGGTGCACGTCGAGGAGCTGCCCGAGGGCCGCTTCAACATCGTGCTGCGCGGGCTGCGCGAGTACGCGATCGTACGCGAGCTCGAGCGCGCCGCCTACCGCGAGGCGGTGGTCGCATGGCGCGCGGCCGACCCCGCGCCGCTCCCGCCCGGCCTGCGCGAGGGTGTCGGTGCGCTGGTGCGCCGTTACCTCGTGCTGCGCGGCAAGGCGGTGGGCGAGGAGGACCTGCTGCGCGGCAGCGTCGACGACGAGACCTTCGTCAACTTCCTCGCCCAGCACCTCGACGTCGAGCCGCTCGACAAGCAGGCGCTCCTCGAGGCGGCGACGCTCGCCGAGCGCGCGCGTCGTCTCGCCGACGTGCTCGAGTTCCGGCTCGAGGAGCTGCGCCTCCAC
- a CDS encoding transcriptional repressor, with protein MAAERPRARRSTRQLSVVLEAVRSSGVEHPSADRVFARVRKVMPRISLGTVYRNLQRLAEEGRIGVTYLEGRVARFDPTPSTHDHFVCEGCGRIEDLAPSRPLAGLRAVRRAGHLVTSHAYVLSGRCRACRTRAAS; from the coding sequence ATGGCGGCTGAGCGGCCGCGCGCGCGCCGCAGCACGCGCCAGCTCTCGGTCGTGCTCGAGGCCGTGCGCAGCTCCGGGGTCGAGCACCCGAGCGCCGACCGTGTGTTCGCGCGCGTGCGCAAGGTCATGCCGCGCATCAGCCTGGGCACGGTGTACCGCAACCTCCAGCGCCTCGCCGAGGAGGGCCGGATCGGCGTCACCTACCTCGAGGGGCGCGTGGCGCGCTTCGACCCCACGCCCTCGACGCACGACCACTTCGTGTGCGAGGGCTGCGGCCGGATCGAGGACCTGGCGCCGAGCCGCCCCCTCGCCGGGCTGCGCGCCGTGCGCCGCGCCGGCCATCTGGTCACGTCGCACGCGTACGTGCTCTCGGGGCGCTGCCGCGCGTGCCGCACCAGGGCGGCGTCATGA